From a region of the Gossypium raimondii isolate GPD5lz chromosome 10, ASM2569854v1, whole genome shotgun sequence genome:
- the LOC105775523 gene encoding agamous-like MADS-box protein AGL80 — MTRKKVKLAYITNDSARKATDKNRMKGLTKKMSEMRTLYGVDTCAIMYSPYKSQPEVWPFSIGFQQVLSKLEMIPEMEKSKNMLDQKTFLSQKITKVVEQLKNHCKENWEKEITQVIFNNICGKGVIHGLNFGALSDINLFLDKKNE; from the coding sequence ATGACGAGGAAGAAGGTTAAGCTTGCTTATATCACCAACGATTCAGCAAGGAAAGCCACCGACAAGAACAGAATGAAGggtttgacaaaaaaaatgagTGAAATGAGAACCCTTTATGGGGTTGACACTTGTGCTATCATGTACAGTCCATATAAGTCCCAACCCGAGGTTTGGCCTTTCTCTATTGGATTCCAACAAGTTCTTTCCAAGCTCGAAATGATCCCTGAGATGGAGAAAAGCAAGAATATGTTGGACCAAAAGACTTTCCTCTCCCAAAAGATCACCAAAGTAGTTGAGCAGCTAAAAAACCATTGTAAGGAAAACTGGGAAAAGGAGATAACCCAGGTCATTTTCAATAACATTTGTGGCAAAGGGGTAATCCATGGTTTGAACTTTGGGGCCTTGAGTGATATCAACTTGTTTCTCGATAAAAAAAATGAGTGA